A region of Palaemon carinicauda isolate YSFRI2023 unplaced genomic scaffold, ASM3689809v2 scaffold106, whole genome shotgun sequence DNA encodes the following proteins:
- the LOC137635245 gene encoding uncharacterized protein yields the protein MEGLDYLPEDMAFSFSDVTKVLFDKMHNVLQETKAVEDQVEGRFIIPLFFGSGGCNDAFSGFGFLAFLLALLDLILELSNDMAGRRLRRASVDSSSESIFLTNELKANPVMEKASVACYSMHRGFLNALAAVDGECAKRFLCEGAHEAASQGQLGKMIAAVASENAASWLIHENRTKYEDVGEGASAGVNGLPCSTSFSQCFNLPVTYRYPKVYGRHDY from the exons ATGGAAGGACTAGACTACCTCCCGGAGGACATGGCGTTCTCTTTCTCCGACGTGACAAAGGTCCTCTTCGACAAGATGCATAATGTTCTGCAGGAGACGAAGGCAGTGGAGGATCAGGTCGAAGGAAG GTTCATCATCCCCCTCTTCTTCGGATCGGGAGGCTGCAACGACGCCTTCTCAGGCTTTGGGTTCTTGGCCTTCCTACTAGCCCTTTTGGACCTCATCCTTGAGCTGAGCAACGACATGGCTGGTCGGAGGTTGAGGAGAGCTTCGGTCGACAGCTCCTCTGAGAGTATCTTTTTGACCAACGAattaaag GCAAATCCGGTAATGGAGAAGGCGTCAGTAGCTTGCTATAGCATGCATCGAGGATTTCTCAACGCCCTGGCGGCTGTTGATGGAGAGTGTGCTAAGCGATTCCTTTGCGAAGGGGCGCACGAAGCTGCTTCCCAGGGGCAGCTGGGCAAGATGATTGCAGCCGTTGCCAG TGAGAATGCAGCTTCTTGGTTAATTCACGAGAACAGAACGAAatacgaagatgtgggcgaaggtgCTTCTGCAGGTGTGAATGGACTTCCATGTTCCACGAGTTTCTCCCAATGTTTTAATTTACCTGTAACTTACAGATATCCCAAAGTCTATGGGCGACACGATTATTAA